In one window of Nicotiana tabacum cultivar K326 chromosome 12, ASM71507v2, whole genome shotgun sequence DNA:
- the LOC107820806 gene encoding protein S-acyltransferase 21, whose product MARRHGWQLPAHSFQVVAITVFFLLSVAFYAFFAPFLGKDIFEYIAIGVYSFLALCVFTLYVRCTAIDPADPGILIEAEKSTAYQSHNEIEFPGDISAAGGPNKEGFRDGGTSARDASGCCGKLGGVLCCCFVIEDCRKDDQLLQQSGDEEALFCTLCNAEVRKFSKHCRSCDKCVDGFDHHCRWLNNCVGRKNYITFVCLMASSLVWLVFECGVGIAVLVRCFVDKKATENQITERLGEGFSRPPFAIVVALCTAVSFLATVPLGELLFFHLILIRKGITTYEYVVAMRSQSEPPGPSVDGGDQQSLPSSPTSSAVTAISGRSSVGMSLQHKGAWCTPPRIFMDHQDEIIPHLEPGRLPSTIDPDAVDKDKKLSHRPVRISAWKLAKLDSNEAIKAGAKARASSSVLRPVGAKHHPYDADHLSSGMSGRSSPASTNHGFYDSNNARAGTSRSSPSKSSYPPSRASREDIETCGHSMSNLSSPLATNLTPSPLALQHHVSNRDHFNPIYQSSADQSPWSAKACHENETPTPDNLPGVATRKNNMGTSENTKSSVFWDQEAGRFVTANTRGAGSTSQVSGTELTYTGQSIFFGGPLLNENVNRGGRSGGTLSSAGPQRSYYQGRTQRGGQLPVFVPSDPQQNQFSSRLPRD is encoded by the exons ATGGCTCGGCGACATGGGTGGCAACTACCGGCTCACTCGTTTCAG GTTGTGGCTATAACAGTTTTCTTCCTGCTATCTGTTGCCTTCTATGCATTTTTTGCTCCATTTCTAGGAAAAGACATCTTTGAGTACATAGCAATTGGTGTTTATTCCTTCTTG GCTCTGTGTGTGTTCACACTCTATGTCAGATGCACAGCAATTGATCCTGCTGATCCTGGGATTCTCATTGAAGCTGAGAAGTCAACAGCCTATCAGTCACACAATGAAATAGAGTTTCCTG GTGATATATCTGCTGCTGGGGGTCCCAACAAGGAAGGTTTTCGAGATGGAGGAACGTCTGCAAGGGATGCTTCAGGTTGCTGTGGAAAACTTGGAGGGGTCCTCTGTTGTTGTTTTGTCATTGAAGACTGTCGGAAGGATGATCAATTGCTGCAGCAGAGTGGAGATGAAGAAGCTTTGTTTTGCACATTGTGTAATGCTGAG GTTCGAAAGTTTAGCAAACACTGTAGAAGTTGTGACAAATGTGTTGATGGATTTGATCATCACTGCCGT TGGTTGAATAACTGTGTGGGAAGGAAAAACTATATCACGTTTGTGTGCCTGATGGCTTCCAGCCTTGTCTGG CTTGTCTTTGAATGCGGAGTGGGCATTGCAGTCCTAGTTAGATGCTTTGTCGACAAGAAAGCTACAGAAAATCAGATAACAGAAAGGCTCGGAGAAGGATTCTCTAGACCTCCTTTTGCTATCGTAGTG GCCCTATGTACTGCTGTATCTTTCCTTGCAACCGTGCCTTTAGGTGAATTGCTCTTTTTCCACCTTATTCTCATTCGTAAG GGCATTACAACATACGAGTATGTTGTTGCGATGAGATCTCAAAGCGAGCCGCCTGGACCCTCTGTAGACGGAGGTGATCAGCAGAGTTTGCCATCATCACCGACCAGCTCTGCGGTGACTGCCATCAGTGGGAGAAGTTCTGTTGGGATGAGCTTGCAACATAAAGGTGCTTGGTGTACTCCTCCAAGAATCTTCATGGACCATCAG GATGAAATTATTCCTCATCTTGAGCCTGGGAGATTGCCATCTACTATTGATCCTGACGCAGTAGATAAGGACAAAAAGCTATCCCATCGTCCAGTCCGAATTAGTGCATGGAAGCTTGCGAAACTAGATTCTAATGAAGCAATCAAGGCTGGTGCCAAGGCTAGAGCTTCGTCATCTGTTCTACGTCCAGTTGGCGCCAAGCATCATCCTTACGATGCTGATCATTTGTCCAGTGGCATGAGTGGTAGAAGCAGTCCGGCAAGTACTAATCACGGATTTTATGACAGTAATAATGCTAGAGCTGGGACATCTAGGTCGTCTCCTTCCAAGAGCTCGTATCCGCCCAGCCGTGCCAGCAGGGAAGATATTGAAACATGTGGTCACAGCATGAGTAACTTAAGCAGTCCTCTTGCCACTAACCTAACCCCTTCTCCATTAGCGCTGCAGCATCACGTTTCCAATAGAGACCACTTCAATCCAATATATCAGTCATCTGCAGATCAGTCTCCTTGGTCAGCAAAGGCATGCCACGAGAACGAAACTCCTACCCCCGACAATTTACCAGGAGTAGCCACAAGGAAGAACAACATGGGCACTTCAGAGAATACAAAGTCATCAGTATTTTGGGATCAAGAAGCCGGGCGATTTGTTACTGCTAATACCAGGGGTGCCGGTTCTACTTCCCAAGTATCTGGAACAGAGCTTACATACACAGGTCAATCTATATTTTTCGGAGGACCTTTACTGAACGAGAACGTGAACAGAGGGGGAAGAAGTGGTGGTACACTATCTTCTGCTGGTCCTCAGCGAAGTTACTATCAGGGTAGAACACAAAGGGGTGGTCAGCTTCCTGTATTTGTTCCCAGTGATCCCCAGCAAAATCAATTTTCTTCACGATTACCTCGAGACTAG